The DNA sequence aattaagtaccttactgtgatttgttttaaatgaaaacaaacaaaaatggcttcttagcaaagagcatgTTCTCAAGCAATAATTGTTTAGGTCTAAGTGGGGAGGGAAAAACTGAAATATATCTGTTATTGTCAGAGACATTTGGAACTCTCTTATTTAGTCTATAAACTAATTTACCGCCAGGTGATGTCAACAGGCAGGCCACATTTTCAGCCCACCAAagcaggctgaaatttcaggtggtcttttcataCAGCTCTTGCACTGAAAGGGCATCATTTTCACAATtgcacagtattattccaacatcGTCTGGAAATATTTATAAAACAGAAAAATCTTTGACTGGGCCTTTAACTAGAAAAATCGATTATCCAAACAGCCCAATGGAATCATCACCATTGATACAAGTATTAATATTTCTTTATATGATTCTGGAGGTTGTATAATTTCACCTGACTGAATGTAGGCACATtgttgatttattttattgcattatagcGTTTGTACTAATATCTCTATTTTCTTGATCTTAAGGGTTAAGAGTACAAAGATGTATATTTTATACATAAACAGTTTAAATTCAAGCTGCTATCGGTTGCTAGTCTGATGTTACATGCAATGAATGCACCTTGGTTTttattgtccatttgcaatgGAGAGAGGATTAAGAACCTGTAATGGTAGAAATGATTTGTTAAACAAAGCCCATTTAGAACATGACAGATGACCAGGTAGCACTGCAAATAATATACCTGTTACTGCTACATTGTCAAATACAATCTGTGTATTCTGGAAACAATGTGTGCAGTATGCTATAATCCATATTGTACATTTGCCAAAGATTTTTATTAAATGTGTTCTAGTTTTGATCCACATAGGATTAATAACAGGTCAGTATTTTAAGTTTCAAATCTGTTGTCCATTTGAAAAGTGGGAGCTAGTTTGTTACTAAGGTCATGCCAGTTTGTGTGAATCAGAAATGTAAAGTATGCACTAATAGAGATAGTGACTGATGTATCAAAAAGTGTTTTATATGTATTCAATTAATGTACCAATTTAATGTACCAATTTAATGTACCTTTTTCTAATAAAATAATACAAGTAATTCTAAGTACTTACCATTTTTTTGCCTAATCCTTTTCTAGCTGTCTGTACATAGGTGTTTTTTCACATTAACAAGGTAAAATTGTGCTTTTTCATAAAAAGTTTATTGGAGGCGAAGTTGTATCACAGTGATCATGCAACTTAAAACAAAAGAAGCTATAGGAATGACAAATGAAAAGACTATGGGGGTTTACTTAGCTGGGAAAATGGGTCAAATCTCAACATTTAACTCAAATGCATTTATACCAAACACCATATCTCACACGCATTCCTCCTGAACACCGTTCTAGAATATCATGTATATTTCAATGGGTCAACTGGATTGAAGGGAATTTTACCAAAAATGTCAAAAAGGGCAactggaaaaatatatatatattgggcaAAGGGTTATATAAACACAAGAACCCAGAAGTGGGCTTTGCAGGATAACTTTTTCAAGAGAGGAGTGCAAACTGGGATATCCAAATGAAAGAGCACCTACAAAACACAAGTAAATGTAGTTGTGAATAATAAATTGGCCAATGGGGTACAGTCATGCAAAAACAATGTATGAAAAAATAGCAAGACATAAAATCATTACATTAATACTCCTTGACACATCGTTTCCATCTTAATCATAAAGACTACATTTTTATATTTCATTTTGAAGTTTGGCATGGTACTTTGTATTGAGTCAACCCTAATCAATACAATGCATATTGAGCCATCAAAGAGCACACCTCACATGTCTATTTTTTGAACAGCAATGAGAAAAGGTAAGGCAATATGCTAAAAATAGATATCTGATGACTGCGTGAAGACCTGGGATGACCTCTCATTCAGTTTGAGCCATTTGTTGTTTACCAGTTCAAAGTTATTCATGAAGAAGACTAGTGTTTTCCCCCTTGAGTCGCTCTGTCTCTCAGACATCTTGCTCGGCGGGGTTCCGTGATGTCATCTCCACGCACCCTGAGTCTGCTGGAAGACACGGGGTCTCCGTCTGAACCTCTCATGCTGGCAGGCTCAGCTTCTTTCCTTTCAGCACTGAGGATTATTGAGATACATGTCAGAGGGTCCAAtgacttaaaaatatatatttccctTGCAGTGTGCGGACTCCTGTGTACTACAACATTCAAAGTGTATCTAGATAGATTATAACTCATTTAGGATATGATGTAGTCCTACAAACTCAAACATCaattatttactaactctattttatcaatgtaccaatcaggcttcaggaagaagcatagcacaattacagcagccattttaaatgatatcactgaagccataGACAAAAAATAGCACTccgtctcactttttattgacctctaaggcttttgatacagttgatcatgctatactaaggcagagactGTCGAGtgtttatactgttcaacataccttgtgtcaattgaagcttatcctcaatactgaccaAATTAAACTAATGGGTGTTCTCTAATGCAAGAAATatacctctgaacctttcacctattactacctgtcagggcaaggagattgaggttgtaacctcataaaTATCTTGGATTTTTAATTGATGACAGCCTCTTTtaaaattgcatattcaacaacttacaaaacaaTTGAAGCTGatattgggattttattttaggaataaggcctgtttttcttttgaagccagaaggaggctagtgtcagctacatttatgcctttactagactatggggatattttatatatgaatgcttccgctcagtgtttgagatcaattgacactctttaccatggcactttgagattatttaaactgcaaaacccttacgcaccactgcactttgtgtaccagggttggctggatttctctagtcactcgtaggctcagtcactggtagacttttatttacaaagccattttgggtttactatctttttatttgtgcatttttattgttcaggaatgtggtgggtactctcttcgttcgctggactttatcctgctaacagTTCCAAACGtccaaactgaatttggtaaaagggcttttatgtactctgcgccatcgtcttggaacaccttacaaaatatttttaaactggaagaacttgtcccgattggtgtttttaaatcactgatgaaggattttgaggctgattcccagacctgtcaatgtttttaatttgctgttttatactcttgtgaattcaatggtttttactagattacatgaaaaactacaagtagtctgtcaattttttttgtaatgacttggtgctacccatcttggccagggcgctcttgaaaaagagattttaatctcaatgagcccttcctggttaaataaaggttaaataaaaaataaataaaataaaactccaACAAAGCTTACTTACGCATACATAAAATACCAGATGGTCAAACAGCGAATACACAGATGGCAGAACATAAATCAGAGGTGGACATTTAGGTAGAGACTCACCTTTGGTGACATAAAGGTAGAAGAAGTCGCAGTAGAGGATAGTCTGCACCATGCCGGCCACAATGGCGATCATGTCGAAGAAACCCTCGAAGTAAAAGCGCCAGATCCAGTTGAAGAGGTACAGGGCCCGGTAGAGACCCAGGAAAAACAGGTAGTGGGTGGTGATGGTCTCCGCCTCGCCCGTCTTACTGATCATGAAGAGCTGGGGCAGGATGGCCACCGACTCCAGGTAGATGGAGAATGTCCACAGGATCTGATagaaagacaaacacacaacactgtaTTTTAGCCATTAATCTCATCCGCCAGCTCTCTCACAACTGACAATGTGGAATAGGTTAAATAGACATCAACTAGGGGCTTCTCCTTCATATGTAATGTAAATGTCTCTAACCTCTAGGAAAGAGAAGTCATGGTTGACCAGGCACGCGAGGCCCCCTACAGGAACCACCAGGAATTCCATTCGGAAGCTGTCATGGTTCCCATCATAGGTGGCCTTGAACTTCATGTAGATCAGGTAGACAGTGGCGTAGGCACAACCAATGTAGATCACCTGCAGAGAAGAGTATAGGGAGAAAATGAATGTATCCCATGTTaagggtggtagggtagcctagtggttagagcgttggactagtaactgaaaggttgcaagttcaactccccgagctgacaaggtacaaatctgttgttctgcccctgaacaggcagttgacccactgttcctaggccgtcattgaaaatcagaatttgttcttaactgatttgcctagttagataaaggtcaaataaaatggtGCTGAGAAGAAAATAGTAGCGCAGTCTAGACAGTCTCTCATAAGGACTAGGGCCAGAATAAATCTACAGATAGAACTTACCTGAACCCCCAGAGAGATTTGGTGAGGACATTGTCAATTGCTTATGCAGATGACTAAGGGATTCTACCTGGCCCAACTCATAACACTTAAACAATACTATCAGTGGtatggagagaaggaaaggaaggcTCAGCCATCCTCTTACCTTCATGGTGGTGTTGTAGAGGGAAATGAAGGAGGTGAGGAGGTCCAGGTAACGAGTAGTGAAGACCAAAGCAAACAGGATCTGGCTCTTCCCAGAGATACCTGGATGGGACAACCAGTTTAACAACAGTAGGACTGATAATACCTGGGAATGAAATAAGAAATTCTTCTAGTTTTACATCACTTCAAGAACAAGTTCTGGAAGAATGGCAAGTCCTTCACAACTTCTGAAATAGTCTTCCTTTGCAAGCCCCTGCCCAGTCAGAGCTGCAAGTGTGATAGTATCTTATCAACAGCAGTTGGAAATGTGAGTGAGACAAACCCATGTCTGACTATAGGGTAAATTAACTATCTGTTTGCTGAAACTACATCAAGAAATGCAGTAGCATCTCAAGACCAGGGTGATCACTCTGCAACTAATGCATCTCCATGTAGGCCTATTCGTAATGTGCACAAGACATCTTATTTATTCTATATATTACAGTGACTGGTATTAGAAAAAAACAGCAGATCCTAACGCTTCAAAGGCAAATTAATCCGATGCAAACAAGGTTGATGAGAGAAACGTGTGCGAGTGTTTAGAATATAGGATGTGTTCAGCTAATTTGACACATAAATGTATACGTGTCGACTACTTTTGAGTGAGAATGCATTGATTCCTTGCCACCTAATTTAATTTCGTGAGACTTTCAAGAATGCCACGTCAGAGTCCAGATCTAACAATCAAACGCCGGGCTACATTGAGTGAACTCGCATGCCAGACTGTTGCAAAAAACAAGGTGACACTAGACGGGATGTTTAAACAGAAGTTATTCATAAATACCTCATCTGAAAGCAAGGCACAGTGTCCAAACCTGCATCACTTTATGAGCGATCGATTTTCTTTCAATCGTCGACTATTTTGGCTGTTACACATAGCTAGCTAATTAGATACCGTAGCTAACATGTTTTGCATAGGTGGCAAACCAGATATTCAATGAAGGCTTTGATTAAACAATAATCCATTTAGCTAGTAGTTAACTTTAAAATCAGAGCAATCCAAGTTGCCGCGCTAGAATAGACAGTTAGCAAGTTGACATGCTACTGTTTTGAAGTAGCTAACGTTCAACCAATTCAAGCTCACTAGCTAGCGAACACTCCAGTGCACCACAACATGTTTCATGatgcattatatatatatatatatatgcacttaAAATGCCATTCGTTGCTTGTTTGTTCTGTAGCTACCAGCTAAATATATATACTATCCATGTTAGCTAGCTGTCTACAGGGATCTAAACTACAGCTAACTAGATGGTTTGGAATATGGGCAGACGGCTAACTAAATACATGAGTAGACAGCACATAGTCAATAAGTCATTTGAAGAAATATACATTTTAGTGGCTAATATACTCACCAGCACATGACCTGGTTTTCCATATTTTGAGCAGGAGAATGATGATAGCTGCCAAGTGAGAGAGGTCTCCCGTTAACCTGAAGATGTTCATTGCTAGAGCTGATGCCTTCTTTTGACACCGGTGAAAATGACTTAAAGTCTCCTGTTAACTTTTTCCTGGTTTAAACTAGCTTTTTATCTAACTTATTTAACCGGCTTCACTATCCCTTTTTTGATGCAACGAGTTGAAATATGGCGATAGGGCAAGTCGACGTGGAAGGGGGCGTAAGAAAAACGTAAATTACAAAGCCAGATTGGGATTCGGATTGGATACGGCGGTTTGAGTGACACCTGTGATAAACACGCCCACCAGCATCCATTGGTAAGAATTTCTAGTTGAATAAACGCGATGTGACTGTCATGCCAGGGCCTTGAATTTGAAGAACAGCGAACAGATTGATTCTCACATCTCGCTGATGCTGCAACATTACTACGAGAAGACAGTTTTGACTGACAACTGTGAGAGAATTTGTTTGGGATTACAACACCAAACACATAATGATGAGATACTTGGTAAACAGGATGGAAAACAGAGAGAAGTGAAAACATCCATCTTCCTGTTCTGTCTATTGCACACTTAGTCATGAGATcacagcgcgcacacacacatattgtgTCAACATTATGTTTTCATCAGAACGGATTTGTCAGTGTTCTCCTCTATCACGCTAATTAATCTCGACAGCCGGTAAGGACATATCAGCTAAATTAAATGTATCATATCAGCTAAATTAAATGTGATTAAATATCAGATTAAAACGGTTTTGATTCCATATTAGCTTCACTTATAACGATTGAAAGTACAACTTTATGATTATACCTGTATCTCTTTTTACTCCAGTCATCATGGAGAACAAGGAAAACTGCCACCCAGGGTTATCGTTACACCAGCCAGACGATATCATTTGGCGGATAGGGGGTCAGTCAGCCTCTCTCCCCTGTAACATCGTATATGATACCAATAGGAACATTGATTTCCTCTGGTTCGTCTTCAAGCAGGACGCTCACCACTCGGTCGATCTGATGACCCAGCAACACAAATACAGCCTGGAGAGAAACAGCCTAAATATCAACTCACTCCAGGCCAATGACAGCGGGGTGTACCACTGTGCTGCCTTGTTTAGAGACGTGGTATGCAGCGGGGCACAGGAGATAGGGCAGGGCACCACGCTGGTGGTGAGAGGTAAGAGCATAGAATTAAATAGAACATGTGTCATTTGAAATTATTACTCATCATTTAATGTACCTCTATGGGTAAGAGTGTTTGGGGTAGCAAGGGGGACTTTTCAGTTCTACTCCAGTTTTGCCTTTACAACCATATGAAAACCAAGTGGCCAGTTTTCCTGTGTGCTTTCAGAGAGGGGCATGCAGATGGCCTGGCATGTTTTGCTGTTTGTCCTGTTAGCCTTGTACAGTCTGGCAATACTGATTCTGATCATTCGTAAGAAGGTAAGCTATTGTATTACTCTAGATACATGCATATAATGATCATTATGAATTGGTTGTTGTTTGAGATGTAACAGAGCACAAAATATATTGACCAATCATGCAACCATCATAATCATCTAGTCTACATTGGGTTCTAACCTGCTCATTCTACACTAGACTGGGAAAGACATTGCCGTTTGCAGAGGCACACAGAAGAGTGACATCCAGGTGCAGTCTTCTCTTTTGTACTGCCTCATTGAAGTTGTTCATGATGTCTTAAAGAATACTTGATACCACCACAATGTGCAATGTGTTCTCAATATTTAGTTTCACCATGTTGTGGAAAGCCCAATGTCTTAAACAAGGAACAGCTCTATTTCTAAGCCCTTGCTATCATTGTTTTGTAAGAGGGGTTATTCCTCTTCAGTAAATTCCTAGTAAAATCCTCAGTCTCACAATGTTGAGACTTtaatgtatgtttacattgcagAAAGAGAAGGAAATACAACACTTTTTAGTTATTTACCACTGTGATGTAACCAATTTGTTTGCTGTTCATTCTCTCTTACAGAAGAATAAAGTTCGAGTACAGTTTGGTGCTGTTGTGCAAGAGCTGTACGGTAAGAGGAACTTACGAAGTAACAAGAAAAACCCCAACCACAGTGGCCCTGCTCAAAACAAGGTACGAGATGGTCACATTGCATTTTCCTAATATGGCTTATTGGCTTTCCTAATAAGTATGAGAGAGGCTAGGGAAAGTGCTTCCGATTTTCTGTTATGTTTATGTTATGACTCAGTTATATCAACCGGTTTTCAATTGACTAAATAATCACACCTTGTTCTTAAGCAAACTCTTCTCTATCAACACATCTAATCTacaccatgttgactctacagcTGATAAACTCAACTGAATCGTCTTGCAGGTTGAAAGCCCCCACTCCAACCATCCAGAGGACATTTACCAAAACCAGTGACTCAACAAAAAGGAGAACCACTAATGACAGCTACTTCCCTACACAGACTGATCTTCAGGCGGGAGACTATAAACGAAGGACACTGCTGACCTGCAAAACGACTAACCAAAATCTAAAACTGACCCTTAGCTTAACCAAAGAGAGTAACCAGACAAAAACAATCTCGATTTATTGATAAACTTCAAATTAATCAGAAAGAAAAACAGAAGTCCCTCTACTGAATCTGAAGTTCACCAATTTGAAtatcacatttttttgtccatgtTTCAGTTTCAAAAGTCAACGTAAATAACACGTGCAAGTTATTTGAATGAAGGCTTATTGTTTTTAATGGAAACAGTGTAAAAGGACACGTAGGAAACATTCCCCGACAAATGAATGCAAATCATTTGAATGAAAAGTAATAGCATATTTGTTTGGTATTAACTATTTAGACAAAGGCACAACATCACAATGGTTCAGGTCCCATGATAACAGTATGTAGTATACACAATGTCAAAGAAAATATCTGTTTTACATTCAATTTGTTTGGAGAACAAAGTCTGAAAACTAATAAACTATGTGAAAGTAATCTGATGCTACAATATCCCTCAAACTTGGTTAAGTCATACAGTTTCCACAGTAACTAACATAATATTATTGCATAGAGTAATAGAGTAATAGCAGACTCAGGTACTGTGCTCCTGCTACCAGAGTTAAGGTCAGTACCATTCCCTTCATCACCACCAGACAAGTTCACCGACAAACATAACAAACACATACAGATGGAGTGTTATCTTCTGCAGTACCCTCCGGCCATTACACCCCCATGTTCCCTTTAGGAGTGCTGCAGCAACCTATCAAGTCTTAAAAGACAGCATAGACAGTGACTCATAAACAGCATAAATTGAGTGACTCAGCCGTCGATATACATGGTGTCCACGGTGTGACTGTTGCGTATTGAGAAGGGCTTCCAGGCGAAGACCTGCAGGGCGGCGATACACATGGGCACCACACACACCAGGTAGAACATGGTGGTGTGGAGGGCCTCCAAGTCACTGCAGGGGAGGAGTAGGACATTATTCAGACAGTACAGGATCTGTTACAAGATATAGAGGAGCTACTGGAAATGTGTTGTCATGAATTCaaccagtgtgtctgtgtatcaAGACAATTCATGAAAATTACATCTAATAATGCTAAGATATAGATACATTAAAGTAACGTATCATTAACTACCATGTCGTA is a window from the Oncorhynchus kisutch isolate 150728-3 unplaced genomic scaffold, Okis_V2 Okis06b-Okis10b_hom, whole genome shotgun sequence genome containing:
- the LOC109876551 gene encoding ER lumen protein-retaining receptor 2, encoding MNIFRLTGDLSHLAAIIILLLKIWKTRSCAGISGKSQILFALVFTTRYLDLLTSFISLYNTTMKVIYIGCAYATVYLIYMKFKATYDGNHDSFRMEFLVVPVGGLACLVNHDFSFLEILWTFSIYLESVAILPQLFMISKTGEAETITTHYLFFLGLYRALYLFNWIWRFYFEGFFDMIAIVAGMVQTILYCDFFYLYVTKVLKGKKLSLPA
- the si:ch211-139g16.8 gene encoding immunoglobulin superfamily member 6 — its product is MENKENCHPGLSLHQPDDIIWRIGGQSASLPCNIVYDTNRNIDFLWFVFKQDAHHSVDLMTQQHKYSLERNSLNINSLQANDSGVYHCAALFRDVVCSGAQEIGQGTTLVVRERGMQMAWHVLLFVLLALYSLAILILIIRKKTGKDIAVCRGTQKSDIQKNKVRVQFGAVVQELYGKRNLRSNKKNPNHSGPAQNKVESPHSNHPEDIYQNQ